AAGGGCGGGGTGCTGGTGAAGGGCGGGTAGGGGCCCGCTTTCAATAGATCACCAGCTTGTCGACCATCGCCTCGTGCATTTCGGGGGTGAGGTTGAGCACCGCCTCGGCATAGGTCGCAACATCGCCATGGTCGCGGCGGATCGTCGCTAGCGCCGCGTCGAGGAAGGCGGGATTGACCGACATCAGCGTGCGGATCGCATCGTCATGGATCTCGCCGCCGTAGCGTGCCCGGATCTGCGATGCGCCCTGCGCAATTCGCTCGTCGATCTTTCCGGCGCTGTTGGTGAGCAGATAGTCCTGCATCAGATCGTCCTCATGGACGCCGAGCAGCCGGTGGACGACCGCAACGGCGAGACCCGTGCGGTCCTTGCCCGCGACGCAGTGGACGAGGCTGGGGGCATCATATTCCGACAAAGCGGCAAGATAGAGCCGCAGCGTTGCGACGAGGGCCGGGCGGTAGGGCATGCCGGCGTAGGTATCGATCATCCGCGCCCTCGCCGTCTCATTGTCGATG
The Sphingopyxis macrogoltabida genome window above contains:
- a CDS encoding tyrosine-protein phosphatase; protein product: MTMLAERVLPLSGIHNFRDYGGYAVEGGGRLRGGILWRSAHHVEATPEDLAAVDALGLETIVDLRGDDEREVHPCRRSENFSARVLFAGGQTAGLAPHLQAAGGAIDNETARARMIDTYAGMPYRPALVATLRLYLAALSEYDAPSLVHCVAGKDRTGLAVAVVHRLLGVHEDDLMQDYLLTNSAGKIDERIAQGASQIRARYGGEIHDDAIRTLMSVNPAFLDAALATIRRDHGDVATYAEAVLNLTPEMHEAMVDKLVIY